The following proteins are co-located in the Echinicola sp. 20G genome:
- a CDS encoding TonB-dependent receptor gives MPTRLQARAWLFCMSLVFLMLCTVPDVFGQQQINGQVLDESGNGLPGASVLVIGTSNGTVTDLDGNFKLTISSENPVLKVSFIGYESQEINVNGRSSIEVNLQPDMQSLNEVVVVGYGEQKKATLTGSVSQVDGRDLQNSPQPNVSNSLAGRFSGIIANNRGGEPGYDGSSFNIRGLATTGNNDVLVVIDGVPGQIGGLERLNPNDIESVSVLKDASAAIYGSRAANGVILVTTKRGQEGKPVISYSFNQGFSSPTRMPEMADAVTYGQIRNEIAYYNNPDGGLNQIYSEEQLALFGNGSDPLNYPNTDWAAAALNNVAMQNQHNLSVRGGSESVNYFVSLGKTGQDGLYKDGATRYDQYSFRTNLDADITDRLTVGLSLAGRKENRQFPTSSAGSIFRSIYRAYPTVAAVYPNGLPSSGIENSNPVMMATDAGGLTQNPKYVFNGILRGSYELPFLEGLSVDGFFSVDESSNRNRTFSTPYTLYNYDSGSDSYNPVVVGGGPDQQATLSEEHYTQSMMVSNIKLNFKQYFGDHFVDAFVGYEQSENRTHTMGASRLHFPTTETPELSQGGAAASDYDNWGSSYNYTRKSYIGRVAYNFQEKYLAEVQMRIDGSSNFPAGERYGFFPSLSAGYRISEEGWFRENVGFFDDLKFRASYGKLGNDNVGQFQYYDNYSFNNRYVIGDEVVTGIDLTRLGNPNITWEVATKTDIGFNAVWLQNFTTEFIYFQQDRSKILTTRNASIPGTSGIVNPYDGETLVPAENIGEVKSRGIEATLGYENSKGEFSYGVSGNFTYAKNELIFIDEAPGVLDYQRQTGRPMNTYLLYNAIGIFRTQEDLDNYPHVPGAQIGDLIYEDYDGDGEITADDMTRSQYGNIPQITFGMTLHAEYRNFDFSAVISGQSQVNQYVLPESGTVGNFYSSWADNRWSPNNPDGTYPRVSERASSAVSGGLYRNNFWLNDATFARLKNIQIGYNVPQSFLDKYSIGSLRIYANAFNLLTVTGVKDYDPEGSSESGQFYPQQKIINLGLNIQF, from the coding sequence ATGCCAACACGATTACAAGCCAGGGCATGGCTTTTTTGCATGTCATTAGTTTTTCTGATGCTGTGCACAGTGCCCGATGTTTTTGGTCAACAACAAATCAATGGCCAAGTATTGGATGAAAGTGGAAATGGACTGCCAGGCGCCTCAGTGCTTGTCATAGGAACTTCCAATGGAACCGTCACTGATCTGGACGGAAATTTCAAACTTACGATTTCTTCTGAAAATCCCGTTTTAAAAGTCTCATTTATAGGATACGAATCTCAGGAAATCAATGTGAATGGGAGAAGTTCTATTGAAGTAAATCTTCAGCCTGACATGCAATCTCTCAATGAAGTGGTTGTAGTAGGTTATGGGGAACAGAAGAAGGCAACTCTGACAGGGTCAGTCTCCCAAGTTGATGGTCGAGATCTTCAGAACAGCCCTCAACCAAACGTCTCAAATTCTTTAGCAGGTAGATTTTCTGGTATAATCGCCAATAACAGAGGTGGGGAACCAGGGTATGACGGTTCTAGTTTTAACATTCGTGGATTGGCCACCACGGGAAACAATGATGTGTTGGTGGTTATAGACGGAGTTCCCGGGCAGATTGGAGGTTTAGAGCGTTTGAATCCAAATGATATAGAAAGTGTTTCTGTCCTAAAAGATGCTTCTGCAGCGATCTACGGTTCGAGAGCAGCCAACGGAGTGATCTTAGTAACTACCAAAAGAGGCCAAGAAGGTAAACCAGTTATTTCCTACAGTTTTAACCAAGGTTTTTCATCACCAACAAGAATGCCAGAGATGGCTGATGCGGTGACCTATGGACAGATTAGAAATGAGATAGCTTATTACAATAATCCTGATGGAGGACTGAACCAAATTTACAGCGAGGAGCAATTGGCGCTTTTTGGGAATGGGTCAGATCCGTTAAACTACCCCAATACAGACTGGGCCGCAGCTGCATTGAACAATGTGGCAATGCAAAACCAGCATAATTTAAGCGTTAGGGGAGGTTCTGAATCAGTTAATTACTTTGTGTCTTTGGGTAAAACTGGACAAGATGGTCTATACAAGGACGGGGCAACCCGTTATGATCAATATAGTTTCCGAACTAACTTGGACGCAGACATTACTGACAGACTTACTGTAGGCCTTTCTTTAGCAGGTAGAAAAGAAAATCGTCAATTTCCTACATCTAGCGCCGGATCTATTTTTAGATCCATCTATCGTGCTTATCCAACTGTAGCTGCTGTTTATCCAAATGGATTGCCTTCCTCAGGCATTGAAAATAGCAATCCGGTGATGATGGCTACGGATGCTGGTGGGTTGACACAAAATCCAAAATACGTTTTTAATGGGATATTGAGGGGTAGCTATGAACTGCCATTCTTGGAAGGATTATCTGTGGATGGCTTCTTCTCTGTAGATGAAAGCTCCAATAGAAATAGAACTTTCAGCACCCCTTATACCCTTTATAATTACGATTCGGGTTCTGATTCTTACAATCCTGTAGTAGTAGGAGGTGGTCCTGACCAGCAGGCAACACTCTCTGAAGAGCACTATACCCAATCCATGATGGTATCCAATATCAAGCTGAACTTTAAGCAATATTTTGGAGATCATTTTGTGGATGCTTTTGTAGGTTATGAGCAAAGTGAGAATAGGACCCATACCATGGGAGCCTCAAGACTTCATTTCCCAACGACCGAGACACCTGAATTGTCCCAAGGGGGAGCGGCTGCTTCAGATTATGACAACTGGGGAAGTAGTTACAACTACACCAGAAAAAGTTACATAGGTCGAGTAGCCTATAACTTTCAGGAAAAGTACTTGGCTGAAGTACAGATGCGTATAGATGGATCCTCTAATTTCCCTGCTGGAGAAAGGTATGGTTTTTTCCCTTCACTATCTGCTGGTTACAGGATTTCTGAGGAGGGGTGGTTCCGTGAAAATGTAGGCTTTTTCGATGATTTAAAGTTTAGAGCCTCTTATGGTAAATTAGGAAACGATAATGTGGGCCAGTTCCAGTACTATGATAATTATTCCTTTAACAACCGCTATGTAATTGGTGATGAAGTAGTGACAGGAATTGATTTGACCAGACTAGGTAATCCGAATATTACTTGGGAAGTGGCCACTAAGACAGATATTGGTTTCAATGCGGTTTGGTTACAGAATTTTACTACTGAATTTATCTATTTCCAACAAGACAGGAGCAAGATCTTGACCACAAGAAATGCTTCTATTCCAGGAACTTCAGGTATTGTAAATCCTTATGATGGTGAAACATTAGTGCCGGCAGAAAACATCGGTGAAGTGAAAAGCAGAGGAATTGAAGCTACTTTGGGCTATGAAAATAGCAAAGGAGAGTTTAGTTATGGAGTGTCGGGTAACTTTACCTATGCCAAAAATGAATTGATATTTATCGATGAAGCTCCGGGCGTTTTGGATTACCAACGCCAAACGGGAAGACCTATGAACACTTATTTGCTATATAACGCCATAGGTATTTTCAGGACGCAAGAGGATTTGGACAATTATCCACATGTACCTGGGGCCCAAATCGGTGACCTTATTTATGAAGATTATGATGGAGATGGGGAAATCACTGCAGATGATATGACTCGCTCTCAGTATGGTAATATTCCACAAATTACTTTTGGGATGACCTTACATGCGGAATATCGAAACTTTGATTTTTCTGCAGTTATTTCGGGCCAAAGCCAGGTCAATCAATATGTACTTCCTGAATCAGGAACAGTAGGGAATTTTTACAGCAGTTGGGCAGATAATAGATGGAGCCCAAACAATCCAGATGGAACTTACCCAAGGGTAAGTGAAAGAGCTTCTTCGGCGGTAAGTGGTGGTCTTTACCGAAACAACTTTTGGTTAAACGATGCTACTTTTGCAAGGCTTAAGAACATACAGATTGGGTATAATGTACCTCAGAGCTTCTTGGACAAGTATTCTATTGGTAGCTTAAGGATTTATGCCAATGCTTTCAACTTACTGACAGTTACAGGAGTGAAAGATTATGATCCCGAGGGATCCAGTGAAAGTGGTCAGTTCTACCCACAGCAGAAGATCATTAACCTTGGTCTAAATATTCAATTTTAA